In a single window of the Papaver somniferum cultivar HN1 chromosome 8, ASM357369v1, whole genome shotgun sequence genome:
- the LOC113305856 gene encoding uncharacterized protein LOC113305856, whose product MNDFKPSSDFSEIHPIELSNQVGFDQMSINDSQSRIIFRVRKNSDFGGGGVDKETPFQKQELKFYQRKPKNLMEETKMGAETVSNKSELNNGTTCLECGKNFSSLKSLYGHLRCHPKREKKMIVDDRNKNSPSISGRLLGCDWLCSLSGWVITGRRGRKGFPSAIEREALNGLLMLVNGNSLDLERKRTRYQAVNREISRKRSKLDGDNGGIGIECGSKLMNVESRMEKLDGFGKVLGKDIQVDEVHLGNPTYTGCVIPVYLSSSTGNLTKKFSQYGMMNCNNQTTMRSTNAGTLHCYQALGCHESSVKAEVEELSIPERNLTQADYDVQKFNASTIMQNNVKTYPCGICGKSFATGYALGGHKRAHRNAPRKHLSTPFLEEALAVG is encoded by the coding sequence ATGAACGATTTCAAGCCTTCATCTGATTTTAGTGAAATCCATCCGATTGAGTTGTCTAATCAAGTGGGTTTTGATCAAATGTCTATAAACGACAGCCAATCAAGAATCATTTTCAGAGTTCGGAAGAATAGTGATTTTGGTGGCGGTGGAGTAGATAAAGAAACCCCTTTTCAGAAACAAGAGCTCAAGTTTTATCAAAGAAAGCCTAAGAATCTAATGGAGGAGACAAAGATGGGAGCAGAAACTGTGAGTAACAAATCAGAACTTAATAATGGTACTACTTGTTTAGAATGTGGTAAAAATTTTAGTTCTTTGAAATCATTATATGGTCATTTAAGATGTCATCctaagagagaaaagaaaatgattGTTGATGATCGAAACAAGAATTCTCCATCTATTTCTGGGAGATTATTAGGTTGTGATTGGTTGTGTTCTTTATCTGGATGGGTGATTACTGGAAGGAGAGGCAGAAAAGGTTTTCCATCTGCTATTGAAAGAGAAGCCCTAAATGGATTGTTGATGCTTGTTAATGGGAATTCATTGGACCTTGAGAGGAAGAGAACAAGGTACCAAGCAGTAAACAGAGAAATTTCACGGAAAAGGTCAAAACTTGACGGTGATAATGGGGGTATTGGAATTGAGTGTGGATCAAAATTGATGAATGTGGAATCTAGAATGGAGAAATTGGATGGATTTGGAAAAGTTTTGGGGAAAGACATACAGGTTGATGAAGTTCATTTGGGTAATCCAACATATACAGGATGTGTGATTCCAGTGTATTTGTCTTCAAGTACTGGAAACCTAACGAAGAAGTTCAGTCAATATGGTATGATGAATTGCAATAACCAGACAACAATGCGTAGTACTAATGCAGGGACTTTGCATTGTTATCAAGCTTTGGGGTGTCATGAATCAAGTGTGAAGGCAGAAGTGGAAGAATTGTCTATTCCAGAAAGAAATTTGACCCAGGCCGACTATGATGTGCAGAAATTCAATGCCTCTACTATTATGCAGAACAATGTCAAGACATATCCGTGTGGGATCTGTGGTAAGTCTTTTGCAACTGGGTATGCACTTGGAGGACACAAAAGGGCACATCGGAATGCACCGCGAAAGCATCTCAGTACGCCATTTCTTGAAGAAGCCCTAGCTGTGGGATGA